In Aliarcobacter faecis, a genomic segment contains:
- a CDS encoding aspartate carbamoyltransferase catalytic subunit, translating to MQHLIRTSDFTKEEILDIFNDARGFLDFKPCDILKGKIIVTLFFENSTRTRSSFEIAAKRLGAEVVNLDVGTSSTKKGETMYDTVANINAMKPDAIIIRHSECGLPESLIGYVDCPIINAGDGRHSHPTQAFLDLFTIYEYFGGKTEGKKIAIVGDVKNSRVAGSNRRLLPRFGIDVNLVAPDCFKYEGDEFKQFSTIAEVIDDMDIVMSLRSQLERHNITYFESLQEYARDFCITSELMEGRDFLLLHPGPVNRNIDISDDVLKHPRCKVLEQVTNGVAIRAAILKKLILG from the coding sequence ATGCAACATTTAATACGAACTTCTGATTTTACAAAAGAGGAAATTTTAGATATTTTTAATGATGCTAGAGGTTTTTTGGATTTTAAACCTTGTGATATTTTAAAAGGTAAAATTATTGTAACTTTATTTTTTGAAAACTCTACAAGAACTAGAAGCTCATTTGAAATTGCTGCAAAAAGGCTAGGAGCTGAGGTTGTAAATCTTGATGTTGGAACATCTTCTACAAAAAAAGGTGAGACAATGTATGATACAGTTGCAAATATAAATGCTATGAAACCAGATGCTATTATTATAAGACATAGTGAGTGTGGATTACCTGAGAGTTTAATAGGATATGTTGATTGCCCTATTATAAATGCAGGAGATGGAAGACACTCTCATCCTACACAAGCTTTTTTAGACCTATTTACAATTTATGAATATTTTGGTGGAAAAACAGAAGGTAAAAAAATAGCTATTGTTGGAGATGTTAAAAATTCAAGAGTAGCAGGAAGTAATAGAAGATTACTTCCAAGATTTGGAATTGATGTAAATCTTGTAGCACCAGACTGTTTTAAATATGAAGGAGATGAATTTAAACAGTTTAGTACAATTGCTGAAGTTATTGATGATATGGATATAGTTATGAGTTTAAGAAGTCAGTTAGAAAGACATAATATTACATATTTTGAATCACTACAAGAGTATGCTAGAGATTTTTGTATAACTTCTGAATTAATGGAAGGTAGAGATTTCTTACTTCTTCATCCAGGTCCAGTAAATAGAAATATTGATATAAGTGATGATGTTTTAAAACATCCTAGATGCAAAGTGCTTGAACAAGTTACAAATGGTGTTGCTATTAGAGCTGCTATTTTAAAGAAGTTGATACTTGGATAA